One stretch of Pradoshia sp. D12 DNA includes these proteins:
- a CDS encoding potassium/proton antiporter, with protein sequence MPSEVLTTDFYILIAAILLILGILSTKFSAKLGVPSLVFFILVGMAMGNDTFGVINFSNAGLAQTIGVLALIIILFEGGIQTKWKSLRPIILPSLSLATIGVLITSAIVTIAAHYILNVDWLIAMLFGSIVGSTDAAAVFAVLKGQNIQDHSGKTLEAESGSNDPMAIFLTVSCIEMITSSEVNVVNLIGSFIVQMGLGLLLGWIFGKIAVAVLNRINLESTGLYPVFAVTFALLTYGITANLNGSGLLAVYVMAIIIGNSEVAYEKATQFFAEGFAWMMQILMFIILGLLVNPDDLFSLEIILKGLLLSVILILIARPAAVFISTIKMNFNFKERVFLSWAGLKGSVPIVLATFPLLANIGDSHLIFNVVFFVVLTSCLIQGSTISFVAGKLGLAEPASETPKHSLEIVSLGKANAEMVKYQMEPDSFLIGKTLIEIPFPDHTLVNAIIRDDKLVTPTGDTVIKEGDFLYVLTPKLKKRSVKQLLRKKNTDNEE encoded by the coding sequence ATGCCATCTGAAGTACTAACAACTGATTTTTATATTTTAATAGCAGCGATCCTATTAATCCTCGGAATTCTGTCTACAAAATTCTCAGCAAAATTAGGAGTCCCATCACTAGTCTTTTTTATACTGGTCGGAATGGCCATGGGAAATGATACCTTCGGCGTAATTAATTTTTCGAATGCAGGATTAGCACAAACGATTGGTGTTCTGGCCTTGATTATTATTTTGTTTGAAGGTGGAATACAAACTAAATGGAAATCATTGCGGCCAATTATTCTCCCTTCCCTTTCACTGGCAACCATTGGTGTTTTGATAACCTCTGCAATAGTTACGATAGCAGCTCATTATATTCTTAATGTTGATTGGCTGATAGCTATGTTATTCGGTTCAATTGTTGGATCAACGGATGCAGCAGCAGTATTTGCTGTATTAAAAGGACAAAACATACAAGACCATTCAGGTAAAACATTAGAGGCTGAATCTGGTTCCAATGACCCGATGGCAATCTTTTTAACCGTGTCCTGTATTGAAATGATTACCTCTTCTGAAGTAAATGTAGTTAATCTAATTGGATCTTTTATTGTCCAGATGGGACTTGGTTTACTGCTTGGATGGATATTCGGGAAAATAGCCGTTGCTGTGCTTAATCGGATCAATTTGGAATCAACTGGCCTTTACCCTGTTTTCGCTGTTACATTCGCTTTATTAACATACGGTATTACTGCGAATCTAAACGGAAGTGGATTACTGGCCGTCTATGTAATGGCTATTATCATTGGAAACTCTGAGGTCGCCTATGAAAAAGCTACACAATTCTTTGCCGAAGGATTTGCCTGGATGATGCAAATTTTAATGTTCATTATATTAGGCTTACTTGTTAATCCCGACGATTTATTTTCACTTGAAATTATCTTAAAAGGCTTATTGCTTTCTGTTATTTTAATCCTGATTGCAAGGCCGGCAGCTGTATTCATTTCTACTATTAAAATGAATTTCAATTTTAAAGAGAGAGTATTTTTATCCTGGGCTGGCTTAAAAGGCTCCGTACCAATTGTCCTGGCGACATTTCCCTTACTTGCAAACATTGGAGACAGCCACCTGATTTTTAATGTTGTCTTCTTTGTTGTATTAACAAGTTGTTTAATACAAGGATCCACCATATCCTTCGTGGCTGGCAAACTTGGATTAGCCGAGCCTGCCAGTGAAACCCCTAAGCATTCACTTGAAATTGTCTCACTGGGTAAGGCCAATGCTGAAATGGTGAAATATCAAATGGAACCGGACTCTTTCTTGATTGGGAAAACACTAATTGAAATACCATTCCCTGACCATACATTGGTCAATGCAATCATAAGAGATGACAAATTGGTTACCCCTACCGGTGACACAGTGATCAAAGAAGGCGATTTTCTCTATGTATTGACACCTAAGTTAAAAAAACGCAGCGTAAAACAGTTACTGCGAAAGAAAAATACTGATAATGAAGAATAA
- a CDS encoding ATP-dependent Clp protease ATP-binding subunit: MVCEKCQQNQATVQMQLRVNGHQENHHLCSSCYKEERNKLGAQMGGMNLHPFKPFTLESFFNQGNGDSFMSDMSGSMDQTNHNQHKQVRTQTQPPNGGGLLDQYGRNLTYNAKAGLIDPVIGREEEVKRVIEILNRRTKNNPVLIGEPGVGKTAIAEGLAIKIAEGNVPLKLKDKEVYLLDVASLVSNTGIRGQFEERMKQLIQELQTRKNVILFIDEIHQLVGAGSAEGSMDAGNILKPALARGELQLVGATTLNEYRQIEKDGALERRFQPVMVNEPTTAEALDILKGLRERYESYHSVEFSDEVLEAAVELSHRYIQDRFLPDKAIDLMDEAGSKLNLTIENQGEESVKERLAQIHKEKEQALKTEAYEQAAKLRDEEEKLENMLKTGTGEKPKVTVEDIQKIIEQKTGIPVGKLQEDEAVRMNKLQEELKNKVIGQDEAVQKVAKAVRRSRAGLKAKNRPIGSFLFVGPTGVGKTELSKALAEELFGTKDSMIRLDMSEYMEKHSVSKLIGSPPGYVGHEEAGQLTEKVRRKPYSIILLDEIEKAHPDVMHMFLQILEDGRLTDSQGRTVNFKDTVIIMTSNAGVGEKVKKVGFGAGGVEEEVSILQSLGSYFKPEFLNRFDSIIEFKSLTKENLLEIVDIMLAELYEMLDHEGFKLTIIDEVKEKLAELGYNPAFGARPLRRVIQEQLEDGIADCVFNHPDKRTFKAEVIKNEIKVVTV, translated from the coding sequence ATGGTTTGCGAAAAATGCCAACAAAACCAAGCAACTGTACAGATGCAATTAAGGGTGAATGGACATCAGGAAAATCATCATTTGTGTTCTTCATGCTATAAAGAGGAACGCAATAAATTAGGAGCTCAAATGGGAGGAATGAATTTACATCCATTTAAGCCATTTACATTAGAATCATTTTTCAACCAGGGTAACGGAGATTCATTTATGTCAGATATGTCTGGCTCAATGGACCAGACAAATCACAACCAGCATAAACAGGTCAGAACACAAACACAGCCGCCTAATGGTGGAGGATTACTTGATCAATACGGTCGTAACTTAACTTATAATGCAAAAGCAGGACTCATTGATCCAGTGATTGGACGTGAAGAAGAGGTTAAACGTGTAATTGAGATATTGAACAGACGTACGAAAAATAATCCAGTCCTGATCGGTGAACCAGGGGTTGGTAAAACAGCGATTGCTGAAGGACTTGCGATTAAAATTGCGGAAGGGAATGTTCCCTTAAAACTAAAGGATAAAGAAGTATATCTGCTTGATGTTGCTTCCTTAGTATCCAATACTGGTATTCGTGGGCAATTTGAGGAACGGATGAAGCAGCTTATTCAAGAATTGCAAACAAGAAAAAATGTGATTCTGTTTATTGACGAAATTCATCAGCTTGTAGGTGCCGGATCTGCAGAAGGCTCCATGGATGCAGGGAATATTCTGAAACCAGCGCTTGCGCGTGGAGAGTTACAATTAGTAGGTGCAACAACATTAAATGAGTATCGTCAAATTGAAAAAGATGGGGCACTTGAAAGACGTTTCCAACCAGTAATGGTTAATGAGCCTACAACTGCAGAAGCGTTAGATATTCTAAAAGGATTAAGAGAAAGATATGAATCCTACCATTCCGTTGAATTTAGTGATGAAGTATTAGAAGCAGCGGTAGAACTGTCACACCGCTATATTCAAGATCGTTTCTTGCCGGATAAAGCCATTGACTTAATGGATGAAGCTGGTTCTAAATTGAATTTGACAATTGAAAATCAAGGTGAAGAATCAGTAAAAGAAAGATTGGCGCAAATTCACAAAGAAAAAGAACAGGCATTAAAAACAGAAGCCTATGAACAGGCTGCCAAACTTCGAGACGAAGAAGAAAAACTTGAAAATATGCTTAAAACAGGAACTGGTGAAAAGCCGAAGGTAACTGTAGAAGATATCCAGAAAATCATCGAACAGAAAACAGGTATACCAGTAGGTAAGCTACAAGAGGATGAAGCTGTTCGAATGAATAAGCTTCAAGAGGAACTTAAAAATAAAGTAATCGGTCAGGATGAGGCCGTTCAAAAAGTGGCGAAAGCTGTTCGTCGGAGCCGTGCCGGCTTAAAAGCCAAAAATCGCCCAATTGGATCATTCTTATTTGTAGGTCCGACTGGAGTTGGGAAGACTGAGCTATCAAAAGCATTGGCAGAAGAATTGTTTGGCACAAAAGACTCTATGATTCGTTTAGATATGAGTGAATATATGGAGAAACACAGTGTGTCTAAATTAATCGGTTCTCCTCCGGGATATGTCGGACATGAAGAAGCCGGACAATTAACCGAAAAGGTTCGCCGTAAACCATATAGCATCATTCTTTTGGATGAAATTGAAAAAGCTCATCCAGATGTGATGCACATGTTCTTGCAAATCCTTGAAGATGGACGTTTAACAGACAGTCAGGGACGCACAGTAAACTTTAAAGACACAGTGATTATCATGACAAGTAATGCAGGAGTCGGTGAGAAAGTTAAGAAAGTTGGTTTTGGAGCAGGAGGAGTAGAGGAAGAAGTATCTATTCTTCAATCTCTTGGCAGCTACTTCAAGCCTGAATTTTTAAACCGTTTTGATAGCATCATTGAGTTTAAATCATTAACAAAAGAAAACTTACTTGAAATTGTAGATATTATGCTTGCTGAACTATATGAAATGCTTGATCATGAAGGATTTAAACTGACCATAATAGATGAAGTAAAAGAAAAACTGGCTGAGCTTGGATATAATCCTGCTTTTGGAGCACGTCCATTACGTCGAGTTATTCAGGAACAACTTGAGGATGGAATTGCGGATTGTGTCTTCAATCACCCAGACAAGAGAACATTTAAAGCAGAAGTGATCAAAAACGAAATAAAAGTAGTGACTGTCTAA